Within the Verrucomicrobiota bacterium genome, the region GTAGAAGCTGACCTCGTGACGGGGACGGGGCTGCTCCAGGGTTATTACGTCGCACAAGGCTTTCCCAAAGTGCAAATCGTCAAACTGGCGACGATCCCCGATGAAGCGCGGGACGCCGTCGACGCGGTGGTGACCATCAATGAAGGCCCCAGGTACTTTTTCGGACCGATCACCTTCACCAACGATCCGCAGGTTCCCACGACGCTTTTCTATGGGAAGATCAAGGACCGGACCGACCAGCCAAAGCCTTACTCAGAGGGCGAACTTACCAACCTACAGCGTGACCTGACGTTCATTTACAAGCAAGCGGGCCATTACCAGGCCACGGTGGAGCTGACGCCGGACTTTGCCCATGTGCAGTCCGGCGGCCGCGTCCCGATCCGCGTCAGTTCGGTGCCCGGACCGGTGTTCCGGTTCGGCGACATCGTGGTACGGCAGGGGCCCAGGGCTCACCTCAAGCCCGATTTTCTTCCAAAACGTTTCGCTGAACTGCAGGGTCAGACCTATAGCCCGGATACCCTGCGCAAGCTGGACGATTCGATCATCAGGACCGGGCTGTTCGATACCCTTGACATCCAGGAAACCACTGAACCTGACGACACGATCCGGCTGACGCTGGTGCCTCGTGAGGCGAGGGCGAAGGAGTTCAGCGTTTTCGGCGGTTTCCAAACGTTCTATGGACCGCTGGTGGGCGCCAGTTACCGCGACCTTGACGTCGGCGGTGAAGGGCACATCTTTTCGCTCACGGCGGAGATCACCGGCCGGGGTCCATCCGGGGAAATCTCTTACGAGGACCCCTGGTTCATGAACACGCCGAACCGGCTCCGGTTAGCGGTCGGGATTGACTCGAAGCAGCTGCAGGGTTTCACCTACACGAACGAATACGGCCGCATCAGCCTGACGCGGAAGTGGCAAACGATTTTCGAGAGCAGCGCGTACGTCGAATTTCGTAACACGAGCCTGAGCGAGGTTACCATCGAGCCGTCGTTTCTCACCGGCCCGACCAGTTATCAGGTGCTGGAGGCAGGAATCAACCAGACGATCGATCATCGCGACAACCCGATCAACCCGCACAAAGGCTGGATCCTGGTCCTCACGGCCGCCGCCTGCGAGCCTACCCAAGGTGCCGGCGCCTTCCTGCGCTTGACGGAACGGTTCACGTACTTTGTCCCGCTCGGCAAGAGCCTGCTGGCGGCGGGGGTGCGTTTCGGCATGATCGCCACGACGTCCGGCGGTACGTTCGATCTTCCCATCACGGAACGGTTTTTCAGCGGCGGCGCTGACACCGTCCGAAGTTTCGTCGAACGGGACCTGGGCCCCCACGATGCGAACAATAACCCGATCGGCGGCCTCGCCCGTTCGGTCTTCAACGTCGAATACGATTTTCCGATCGTGGCTGACCTGGTCGGGGCTGCTTTTTTCGACGCGGGCGGCCTGGGCTCGTCGCCTTTTGACAACATGAGCACAGCCATCGGTGCCGGCGTGCGCTATAACCTGCCGATCGGCCCGTTGCGAGTCGACTACGGGATCAACCCGAACCCGCGCTACCGCCCTCTTTCGCGGAGCCGGGATGATTTCGGGGCCTTCCAGCTCAGTTTCGGGTTCGCGTTTTAGCCGAAACGTCCCGAGATGTAATCCTCCGTCTGTTTCTGGCCCGGGTTACTGAAAAGCTTGTCGGTGCGGTCGATCTCGATCAAGCGTCCAAGGTAAAAGAACGCGGTCATGTCCGAAACCCGGGCCGCCTGTTGCATGTTGTGGGTGACGATCACGATTGTGTATCGGTCCGTCAGGGTGCAGATAAGGTCTTCCACCTTGGCCGTCGCGATGGGGTCAAGCGCTGAACACGGTTCGTCCATTAAGATCACCTCGGGTTGGACCGCAACGGCGCGGGCGATGCACAGGCGCTGCTGTTGGCCGCCCGAAAGGCCAAGCGCGCTGGTGTGGAGCCGGTCCTTCACCTCATCCCAGAGCGCGGCTCCCCGCAGGCTGCTTTCAACCGTTTCGTCGATCACGCGTTTGTCGCGTACCCCGGAAATCCGCAGACCGTAGGCGATGTTTTCGTAAATGGACTTTGGAAAGGGGTTTGACTTCTGGAAAACCATACCGACGCGCCGGCGCAACTCAATCACGTCAATGGCGGGGTCGTTGATGTCCGTTCCCTGAATCCGGATGGCGCCCGCGGTGACCCTCGCGTGATCGATCAGATCGTTCATCCGGTTGAAACAGCGCAGCAACGTCGATTTGCCGCACCCGGACGGCCCGATAAAAGCCGTTACCTTCCGTTCCGGAATTTTAAGGGTGATGCCGTGGAGGGCCTTGGTCGGCCCGTAATTAAAATCAACGCCATCCACGTCGATAACGACCTTGTCGGCTGGACCGGCCGGCATCGTGGCCGCGGTAAGCAACCCGGGTTTCGCGCTCGCGTTTCCGGTTCCGGTTGTTCTTTGGGCGGTTTGAGCGTCATCCATAGCGGCGGCAGGTCATTAACGTTCGCTACGCTAGGCCAAAT harbors:
- a CDS encoding BamA/TamA family outer membrane protein produces the protein MRRATFITAGLVLGVIAINLAQAPPSPQQATPQEQRAATVQIQPTPPPEMASRVRFAGNYSFSTADLTAALADSLQQIRNQGLNLPLADDAAYYLVVFYRRHGYPAADVKYKIYGNGQYLELDIREGRYYNLGNITFAGDKTFPPATLTEYMVGTTRARFSEFRKQLPYVEADLVTGTGLLQGYYVAQGFPKVQIVKLATIPDEARDAVDAVVTINEGPRYFFGPITFTNDPQVPTTLFYGKIKDRTDQPKPYSEGELTNLQRDLTFIYKQAGHYQATVELTPDFAHVQSGGRVPIRVSSVPGPVFRFGDIVVRQGPRAHLKPDFLPKRFAELQGQTYSPDTLRKLDDSIIRTGLFDTLDIQETTEPDDTIRLTLVPREARAKEFSVFGGFQTFYGPLVGASYRDLDVGGEGHIFSLTAEITGRGPSGEISYEDPWFMNTPNRLRLAVGIDSKQLQGFTYTNEYGRISLTRKWQTIFESSAYVEFRNTSLSEVTIEPSFLTGPTSYQVLEAGINQTIDHRDNPINPHKGWILVLTAAACEPTQGAGAFLRLTERFTYFVPLGKSLLAAGVRFGMIATTSGGTFDLPITERFFSGGADTVRSFVERDLGPHDANNNPIGGLARSVFNVEYDFPIVADLVGAAFFDAGGLGSSPFDNMSTAIGAGVRYNLPIGPLRVDYGINPNPRYRPLSRSRDDFGAFQLSFGFAF
- a CDS encoding phosphate ABC transporter ATP-binding protein — its product is MPAGPADKVVIDVDGVDFNYGPTKALHGITLKIPERKVTAFIGPSGCGKSTLLRCFNRMNDLIDHARVTAGAIRIQGTDINDPAIDVIELRRRVGMVFQKSNPFPKSIYENIAYGLRISGVRDKRVIDETVESSLRGAALWDEVKDRLHTSALGLSGGQQQRLCIARAVAVQPEVILMDEPCSALDPIATAKVEDLICTLTDRYTIVIVTHNMQQAARVSDMTAFFYLGRLIEIDRTDKLFSNPGQKQTEDYISGRFG